The following are encoded together in the Luteolibacter rhizosphaerae genome:
- the mnmA gene encoding tRNA 2-thiouridine(34) synthase MnmA, translating to MAKVLVGLSGGVDSSAAAALLIEQGHEVAGAFMKNWINAEGLPGDCPWETDLEDALAVARKLGIEFRVVDLIDQYKERIVDYLVEGYRQGITPNPDVWCNREMKFGVFLDYALEQGFEAVATGHYARKRTLSDGHAAILRGADPNKDQSYFLALMTAFQADHAMFPAGELLKPEVREVAKRFDLPTAAKKDSQGICFIGDIKMSDFISHYIPDNPGEIVDLSGRVMGTHRGLHLYTLGQRKGHGVASPREGMAYVVVGKDLEKNRLVVGWDESETPGLYASECIIGNVSTPGVHFDAPRRLEAQPRYRAKAERAEITPLEEGKLHLRFRTPQRAVAVGQICAFYDGGRLLGGGVFESVEA from the coding sequence ATGGCGAAGGTGCTGGTGGGACTCTCCGGCGGAGTGGATAGCTCCGCTGCGGCGGCCCTATTGATTGAACAGGGCCACGAGGTGGCGGGAGCCTTCATGAAGAACTGGATCAACGCTGAGGGCCTGCCCGGCGACTGCCCGTGGGAGACGGATCTCGAGGATGCGCTGGCCGTCGCGCGGAAACTTGGGATCGAGTTCCGGGTGGTCGACCTGATCGACCAATACAAGGAGCGCATCGTCGATTACCTCGTGGAAGGATACCGCCAAGGCATCACGCCGAATCCGGACGTGTGGTGCAACCGCGAGATGAAGTTTGGTGTCTTCCTGGACTACGCGCTGGAGCAGGGCTTCGAAGCCGTGGCCACGGGACATTATGCGCGGAAAAGGACTCTCTCCGACGGACATGCGGCGATTCTCCGCGGTGCCGATCCAAACAAGGATCAGAGCTACTTCCTCGCGCTAATGACCGCCTTCCAAGCGGATCATGCGATGTTTCCGGCGGGCGAGTTGCTCAAGCCGGAAGTTCGGGAGGTGGCGAAGCGCTTCGACCTGCCGACGGCGGCCAAGAAGGACAGTCAAGGGATCTGCTTCATCGGGGATATCAAGATGAGCGATTTCATCAGCCACTACATTCCCGATAATCCGGGTGAGATCGTGGACCTGAGTGGCCGGGTGATGGGAACTCACCGCGGGCTGCATCTCTACACCCTCGGCCAGCGCAAGGGCCATGGTGTGGCTTCCCCGCGTGAAGGCATGGCCTACGTGGTCGTCGGAAAGGATCTGGAGAAGAACCGTTTGGTGGTCGGTTGGGACGAGAGCGAGACGCCCGGGCTCTATGCCAGCGAGTGCATCATCGGGAATGTCTCGACACCCGGAGTCCACTTCGACGCACCGCGGCGCTTGGAAGCGCAACCTCGCTACCGGGCCAAGGCGGAACGGGCTGAGATCACACCGCTGGAAGAAGGGAAACTGCACCTGCGCTTCCGGACACCGCAGCGCGCGGTGGCCGTCGGTCAGATCTGCGCCTTTTACGATGGCGGTCGCCTGCTCGGTGGCGGAGTCTTCGAGTCGGTCGAAGCCTAG
- the hisI gene encoding phosphoribosyl-AMP cyclohydrolase, with the protein MATFPPPGDKKQLEDGLVFTPKFDADGLVPAMAIDAATKEPLMLAYMNAESLALTLELGEAVYWSRSRKEIWHKGKTSGQVQKVVEIRTDCDQDALVVYVEQMGGGCCHTGRNDCFYRQVTGRAEDGSALLSFREGHIKGNG; encoded by the coding sequence ATGGCCACATTCCCACCGCCCGGCGACAAGAAGCAGCTCGAAGATGGCCTCGTCTTCACCCCGAAATTCGATGCCGACGGCCTCGTGCCCGCCATGGCCATCGACGCGGCCACCAAGGAGCCGCTCATGCTGGCCTACATGAACGCCGAATCCCTAGCCCTCACTCTGGAGCTCGGCGAGGCCGTCTACTGGTCCCGTAGCCGCAAGGAAATCTGGCACAAGGGCAAGACCTCCGGACAAGTCCAGAAGGTCGTGGAGATCCGCACCGACTGCGATCAGGATGCGCTTGTCGTCTACGTGGAGCAGATGGGCGGCGGCTGCTGCCACACCGGCCGGAACGACTGTTTTTACCGCCAAGTGACCGGCCGTGCAGAGGATGGAAGCGCCCTCCTGAGCTTTCGCGAAGGCCACATCAAAGGAAACGGCTGA
- a CDS encoding prenyltransferase/squalene oxidase repeat-containing protein produces the protein MKTAICVALASTMVLAQAQDSKNRYLSLQVEMKAAIARGNAWLAKQQKEDGHWDNAELPAFTALALTAAVRDPAVDRKADLPPHIAKGFEWLIAQQKDDGGIYNKGLSVYNTATAVTALTGAEKERYEPMIVKGRKHLIDQQWDIGQKKETDNKNDGGIGYGSKNDRSDMSNTYLAIEAIALSRKVIEDGKHGNQPDLDWDAAVTFLSRCQNLTETNDQPYASDDEKNKGGFIYGPGETKAGEETLPDGRVALRSYGSISYAGLLSLIYAKLGPDDPRVKTVKEWLGKNYTLEENPGMGAEGLYYYYQTMSKALSAAGIDKLQLADGKEADWRTDLAGAILKKQREDGSWANANGRWMESNPVLVTAYCVMSLEQLYYSIPDAP, from the coding sequence ATGAAGACCGCCATCTGTGTCGCACTAGCCTCCACCATGGTCCTCGCCCAAGCGCAGGACTCGAAGAACCGCTACCTCTCGCTCCAAGTCGAGATGAAGGCCGCCATCGCCCGGGGAAATGCCTGGCTGGCCAAGCAGCAAAAGGAGGACGGACACTGGGACAATGCCGAACTTCCCGCCTTCACCGCGCTGGCGCTCACCGCCGCCGTCCGCGACCCCGCCGTGGATCGCAAGGCCGACCTGCCGCCGCACATTGCGAAGGGCTTTGAATGGTTGATCGCCCAACAGAAGGATGATGGCGGCATCTATAACAAGGGCCTGAGCGTTTACAACACTGCCACCGCCGTGACCGCGCTCACCGGGGCCGAGAAGGAGCGCTACGAGCCGATGATCGTGAAAGGTCGCAAGCACCTGATCGACCAGCAGTGGGACATCGGCCAAAAGAAGGAGACCGACAACAAGAACGACGGCGGCATCGGCTACGGCTCGAAGAACGACCGCTCGGACATGTCGAACACCTACCTCGCCATCGAGGCAATCGCGCTTTCCCGCAAGGTGATCGAAGACGGCAAGCACGGCAACCAGCCGGATCTCGACTGGGATGCCGCCGTTACCTTCCTGTCCCGTTGCCAGAACCTCACCGAAACCAATGACCAGCCCTACGCCTCGGATGACGAGAAGAACAAGGGCGGCTTCATCTACGGCCCCGGCGAAACCAAGGCCGGTGAGGAAACGCTGCCGGACGGCCGCGTGGCCCTGCGCTCCTACGGTTCCATCTCCTACGCGGGCCTGCTCTCGCTGATCTACGCCAAGCTCGGCCCGGATGATCCGCGGGTGAAGACGGTCAAGGAGTGGCTCGGCAAGAACTACACGCTGGAAGAGAATCCGGGCATGGGTGCCGAGGGCCTCTACTACTACTACCAGACCATGTCGAAGGCGCTCTCCGCCGCCGGCATCGACAAGCTGCAGCTTGCCGACGGCAAGGAAGCCGACTGGCGCACGGATCTGGCCGGAGCCATCCTCAAGAAGCAACGCGAGGACGGTTCGTGGGCAAACGCGAACGGTCGCTGGATGGAGTCGAATCCCGTGCTCGTCACCGCCTACTGCGTGATGTCGCTCGAGCAGCTCTACTACTCGATTCCGGACGCACCCTGA
- a CDS encoding chloride channel protein, protein MNTDQESIGRQVSAPKLIALTLSGSILIGVACAGFLWSLEAVTKLRFGHPWLLFLLPLAGVAVAWLYQRHGGESEGGNNLILDRIHDPGGGVPRRMAPLVLFGTLATHLCGGSAGREGTAVQMGGSIASAVGRHCRLTPVQLQALLMTGVAAGFGAVFGTPLAGAVFAVEVAVVGRPKLHALPLCLLASYVADWSCSVVGAGHTHYHIREVVAGTGSTAGLILLGKLLLASLAFGLMSRIFSHACHALSAAFKRWISLPLLRPAVGGLLVIGLFFATGTADYLGLGVWSPDPGAVSLMSFFNSGEIHPWSWWWKFVFTAVTVSSGFKGGEVTPLFFIGAALGNALAGVMGAPPGFFSAMGFVAVFAGASKTPLACTLMGIELFGMEHALPLAMACFVAFLCSGQVGIYRSQRFHSPRMSSGAPD, encoded by the coding sequence ATGAACACGGATCAAGAAAGCATCGGGCGGCAGGTTTCTGCCCCGAAGCTCATCGCCCTTACTCTTTCGGGTAGCATCTTGATCGGTGTGGCTTGTGCCGGATTTCTCTGGAGCCTTGAAGCCGTGACCAAGCTGCGTTTCGGGCATCCGTGGTTGCTCTTCCTCCTACCCTTGGCCGGGGTGGCAGTGGCATGGCTTTACCAGCGCCATGGCGGGGAATCGGAAGGCGGGAACAATCTGATACTCGACCGGATCCACGACCCGGGCGGTGGTGTTCCTCGGCGGATGGCACCCTTGGTGTTGTTCGGCACTCTGGCCACCCATCTCTGCGGCGGTTCTGCCGGGAGGGAGGGCACGGCAGTCCAGATGGGAGGCAGTATTGCGAGCGCGGTTGGGCGGCATTGCCGGCTCACACCGGTACAGCTCCAAGCTCTCCTGATGACCGGGGTGGCGGCGGGGTTCGGCGCGGTCTTCGGGACGCCTTTGGCCGGAGCGGTGTTCGCGGTGGAAGTAGCGGTAGTCGGACGCCCGAAGCTTCATGCACTTCCGCTTTGCCTGCTGGCATCCTATGTGGCGGATTGGTCGTGTAGTGTGGTCGGTGCGGGGCATACTCACTACCACATCCGGGAAGTGGTGGCAGGTACGGGTTCGACCGCCGGACTGATCTTGTTAGGGAAGCTGCTCTTGGCCTCGCTGGCCTTCGGACTGATGAGCCGGATCTTCTCGCACGCGTGCCATGCGCTCTCCGCTGCCTTCAAGCGGTGGATCTCCCTGCCGCTGCTGCGGCCCGCAGTCGGCGGCTTGCTGGTCATCGGTTTGTTTTTTGCAACCGGCACCGCGGACTATCTGGGGCTGGGCGTGTGGTCGCCCGATCCGGGTGCCGTGTCCCTGATGTCTTTCTTCAACTCAGGGGAAATTCATCCTTGGAGTTGGTGGTGGAAGTTTGTCTTCACCGCCGTGACCGTGAGTTCGGGCTTCAAGGGGGGCGAGGTCACGCCGCTCTTCTTCATCGGGGCAGCGTTGGGCAATGCCTTGGCGGGCGTGATGGGAGCTCCTCCCGGCTTCTTTTCCGCCATGGGCTTCGTCGCGGTCTTCGCGGGGGCGAGCAAAACCCCGCTGGCCTGCACCTTGATGGGTATCGAGCTGTTCGGGATGGAGCACGCGCTTCCTCTCGCGATGGCTTGCTTTGTGGCCTTCCTCTGCAGCGGCCAAGTCGGAATCTACCGCTCGCAGCGCTTCCATTCTCCGCGGATGAGTAGCGGGGCGCCGGATTAG
- the proB gene encoding glutamate 5-kinase translates to MESLTIIKAGTGVLTRTSDGTLDGASLVRLVTAIAGLVESGHRCLLVSSGAVGAGVSAFNLEGYPNDLTTRQACAAVGQARLMHTYENLFRNFDLAVAQVLLTASDLQTPERRQNVSNTLQRLLASPRIVPIINENDSVAVEELRFGDNDMLSSQVAKLLGAKTLVLLTSVDGLLSPETNELVEEVPDVDAVLGFAKDERGRFSIGGMASKLQAVKNSVDSGITVHIAHGRKPERLGAILAGERGVSTRFVAK, encoded by the coding sequence ATGGAATCCCTGACCATCATCAAGGCCGGCACCGGCGTTCTCACCCGCACCAGCGATGGCACCCTCGACGGCGCCTCGCTGGTCCGTCTCGTCACCGCCATCGCCGGGCTTGTGGAAAGCGGCCATCGCTGCCTCTTGGTCAGCTCCGGTGCGGTGGGCGCCGGGGTCTCCGCTTTCAATCTGGAGGGCTACCCGAACGACCTGACGACCCGCCAGGCCTGCGCCGCGGTCGGGCAGGCGCGGCTGATGCACACCTACGAGAATCTCTTCCGGAACTTCGATCTGGCGGTGGCGCAGGTGCTTCTGACCGCCTCAGACCTTCAGACCCCGGAGCGCCGCCAGAACGTCTCGAACACGCTCCAGCGGCTGCTGGCTTCGCCGCGGATCGTGCCGATCATCAACGAGAATGACTCGGTGGCCGTGGAGGAGCTCCGCTTCGGTGATAATGACATGCTCTCTTCTCAAGTGGCGAAGCTGCTGGGCGCGAAGACTCTGGTGCTGCTGACTTCGGTGGACGGGCTGCTGTCTCCGGAAACCAACGAACTGGTGGAGGAAGTGCCGGATGTGGATGCGGTGCTCGGCTTCGCCAAGGACGAGCGCGGGCGCTTCTCGATCGGCGGCATGGCCTCGAAGCTTCAGGCCGTGAAGAACTCGGTGGATTCCGGAATCACGGTGCATATCGCTCACGGGCGGAAGCCGGAGCGCTTGGGGGCAATTCTCGCGGGCGAGCGTGGCGTCTCGACCCGCTTCGTGGCGAAGTGA
- a CDS encoding glutamate-5-semialdehyde dehydrogenase produces MTEAEVFSAVEELARNARAASYKLSQLGTDQKNAILRAMAAELRARTAEIVAANALDIAAGEEKDLSKPMLDRLRLDAGKVEAIAKGIDQVVDLPDPVGQVMEKWTRPNGMHIHQTRVPIGTIGIIYESRPNVTSDAAVLCFKTGNATILRGGSEAFHSNTAIAAALQAGGETEGLPAHSIQLIPFTDRSSVSALCKMDKWLDLIIPRGGKGLIETVVSQARMPVIKHYDGICHLFVDAAADLDMSIKLAVNSKTQKTGVCNALETLLVHSAVAATHLPAIAEVLVEKGVEIRGCERTRQIIDAIPATEEDWETEYLDLILSVKIVDSLQEAIDHINTHGSHHTDSIVTGDQAAADAFLSGCDSACVFHNVSTRLADGEEFGFGAEIGISTDKLHARGPMGLRELTSYQYRVRGNGQAKW; encoded by the coding sequence ATGACCGAAGCCGAAGTCTTCTCTGCCGTTGAAGAACTCGCCCGCAATGCGCGGGCGGCCTCCTACAAGCTGTCCCAACTCGGCACGGATCAGAAGAACGCGATCCTGCGTGCCATGGCTGCGGAACTCCGTGCCCGCACGGCGGAGATCGTCGCGGCCAACGCGCTCGACATCGCGGCAGGTGAAGAGAAGGATCTGTCGAAGCCGATGCTCGATCGTCTGCGCCTCGATGCGGGCAAGGTGGAAGCCATCGCCAAGGGAATCGATCAAGTGGTGGATCTTCCGGATCCGGTGGGTCAGGTGATGGAGAAGTGGACGCGCCCGAACGGGATGCACATCCATCAGACCCGCGTGCCGATCGGGACCATCGGAATCATTTATGAAAGCCGTCCGAACGTGACGAGCGATGCGGCGGTGCTCTGCTTCAAGACGGGCAACGCGACGATCCTCCGCGGCGGCTCGGAAGCTTTTCATAGCAACACGGCCATCGCCGCGGCGCTCCAGGCCGGCGGTGAAACCGAGGGGCTTCCCGCACATTCCATCCAGCTCATTCCCTTCACGGACCGCTCCAGCGTGAGCGCGCTGTGCAAGATGGACAAGTGGCTCGACCTGATCATCCCGCGCGGTGGCAAGGGCTTGATCGAGACCGTGGTGTCCCAAGCGCGGATGCCGGTCATCAAGCACTACGACGGCATCTGCCATCTCTTCGTGGATGCGGCGGCGGACCTCGACATGTCGATCAAGCTGGCGGTCAATTCCAAGACGCAGAAGACCGGCGTGTGCAATGCGCTGGAGACCTTGCTGGTTCACTCCGCCGTGGCAGCCACGCATCTGCCTGCGATTGCCGAGGTGTTGGTCGAGAAGGGCGTGGAGATCCGCGGCTGCGAACGCACCCGGCAGATCATCGATGCGATCCCGGCGACCGAGGAGGATTGGGAAACCGAGTATCTCGACCTGATCCTTTCGGTGAAGATCGTCGATTCGCTGCAAGAGGCGATCGATCACATCAACACCCACGGCTCGCACCATACCGACAGCATCGTGACGGGCGATCAGGCGGCTGCTGATGCCTTCCTTTCCGGCTGCGACTCGGCCTGTGTCTTCCACAACGTGTCCACCCGCCTGGCGGATGGCGAAGAGTTCGGATTCGGCGCAGAGATCGGGATCTCCACCGACAAGCTGCACGCGCGCGGGCCGATGGGGCTGCGCGAGCTGACCAGCTACCAATATCGCGTGCGCGGGAACGGGCAGGCGAAGTGGTGA
- the rplS gene encoding 50S ribosomal protein L19 has translation MDIIKKIEQEQLKSDVVDFRVGDSVKVHTRVVEGGKERVQIFAGIVIARRGTSVNASFTVRKISYGEGVERVFPLHSPRISKIEVVGKGKVRRAKLHYLRERVGKKAMLVKSADK, from the coding sequence ATGGACATCATCAAGAAGATCGAACAAGAGCAGCTTAAATCGGACGTCGTTGACTTCCGCGTTGGTGATTCCGTGAAGGTTCACACCCGGGTCGTTGAAGGCGGCAAGGAGCGCGTCCAGATCTTCGCCGGCATCGTGATCGCCCGCCGCGGCACCAGCGTGAACGCTTCCTTCACCGTCCGTAAGATTTCCTACGGCGAAGGTGTGGAGCGTGTGTTCCCGCTGCACTCCCCCCGCATCTCGAAGATCGAGGTCGTGGGCAAGGGCAAGGTCCGCCGCGCCAAGCTGCACTACTTGCGCGAGCGCGTTGGCAAGAAGGCCATGCTCGTGAAGAGCGCCGACAAGTAA
- a CDS encoding aldo/keto reductase, with product MTRRDSIRVLAAGATSMPAIAADDASPQMNTRAIPSSGEKLPVIGMGTWQTFDVGPKEAAPLEIILQEFASRGGKLLDSSPMYGRSEEVAGAMIRKFRLWDKLFVATKVWTTGKQEGIKQMESSMEKLVAKPLDLMQVHNLQDVATHLQTLRDWRKDGLVRYLGITHYTASQHGAVEKLLESETLDFVQINYSVGERDAEKRLLPLAKDRGVAVIANRPFAGGELIKGLTKKPLPDWAGELGCTTWAQLLLKWVVSHPAMTCAIPATSKIGHLRDNMAAGRGAMPDEKMRAEIAAAALA from the coding sequence ATGACCCGACGAGACAGCATCCGAGTCTTGGCCGCAGGCGCTACCAGCATGCCCGCGATCGCGGCGGACGATGCTTCCCCGCAGATGAATACCCGCGCGATCCCATCCAGCGGCGAGAAACTCCCGGTGATCGGGATGGGCACTTGGCAGACCTTCGATGTCGGGCCGAAGGAAGCCGCACCCTTGGAGATCATTTTGCAAGAGTTTGCCTCCCGGGGAGGAAAGCTGCTCGATTCGTCCCCGATGTACGGTCGCTCCGAGGAAGTGGCCGGTGCGATGATCCGGAAATTCCGCCTATGGGACAAACTGTTCGTCGCCACCAAGGTGTGGACCACCGGGAAGCAGGAGGGCATCAAGCAGATGGAATCTTCGATGGAGAAGCTTGTCGCCAAGCCTCTGGATCTGATGCAGGTCCACAACCTTCAGGATGTCGCGACTCATCTTCAAACCCTGCGCGATTGGAGAAAGGACGGCTTGGTCCGCTATCTGGGGATCACCCACTACACTGCCAGCCAGCACGGGGCGGTGGAGAAACTCTTGGAATCCGAAACGCTCGACTTCGTGCAGATCAACTACTCGGTCGGGGAGCGGGATGCAGAAAAACGCCTCTTACCCCTCGCCAAGGACCGGGGGGTGGCGGTGATCGCCAACCGCCCCTTCGCGGGTGGAGAACTCATCAAGGGCCTCACCAAGAAACCGCTGCCGGACTGGGCTGGCGAGCTCGGTTGCACGACTTGGGCACAACTGCTCCTGAAATGGGTGGTCTCCCATCCTGCGATGACCTGTGCGATCCCGGCCACCTCGAAGATCGGGCACCTTCGCGACAATATGGCGGCGGGACGCGGTGCGATGCCCGACGAGAAGATGCGCGCTGAGATCGCCGCGGCGGCGCTGGCTTAG
- a CDS encoding YdjY domain-containing protein gives MRRGFLLFLAAVGLLHAEPEAERAPVEPKTLPTPDQKVEEAEPAVKELDAERLQVGEIIFNRKTREIRFPASVNMRDGEILEYAIVHQNGKVHEALLVTNISATELNLAFKLLRYKASPEFYAAFEEDGSLSNRFPQVPQDVKDAARIDIAVEWQEEGKTRTAKLHEWISHGTTGESMPADPWVYGGSMFYSGSFLAQSTGDIAAIFITNASLINYSGKDNKSDEVWFPFPKRVPPEGTKVSVIISPFKKAAAAEKP, from the coding sequence ATGCGACGAGGTTTCCTCCTTTTTCTAGCCGCCGTCGGCCTGCTCCATGCCGAGCCGGAGGCCGAACGCGCGCCTGTAGAGCCCAAGACGCTCCCCACCCCGGACCAAAAAGTCGAAGAGGCCGAGCCCGCGGTGAAGGAACTCGATGCCGAGCGACTTCAAGTCGGCGAGATCATCTTCAATCGCAAGACCCGCGAGATCCGCTTTCCTGCCTCGGTCAACATGCGGGACGGCGAGATCCTCGAATACGCCATCGTTCACCAGAACGGGAAAGTGCATGAGGCGCTCCTGGTCACAAACATCTCCGCCACCGAACTGAATCTGGCCTTCAAGCTCCTGCGCTACAAGGCCTCGCCGGAGTTCTACGCCGCCTTTGAGGAAGACGGCAGCCTTTCAAACCGCTTCCCTCAGGTTCCGCAGGACGTGAAGGACGCTGCGCGCATCGATATCGCCGTGGAATGGCAGGAAGAAGGCAAGACCCGCACGGCTAAACTGCACGAGTGGATCTCGCACGGCACCACCGGTGAATCCATGCCTGCGGACCCGTGGGTCTACGGTGGTTCGATGTTCTACTCGGGGAGCTTCCTCGCCCAGTCCACGGGCGATATCGCCGCGATCTTCATCACCAACGCCTCGCTCATCAACTATTCAGGCAAGGACAACAAATCGGACGAAGTCTGGTTCCCCTTCCCGAAGCGCGTTCCCCCCGAGGGAACAAAAGTCAGCGTCATCATCTCTCCCTTCAAGAAAGCAGCAGCAGCCGAAAAACCATGA